Within Aspergillus oryzae RIB40 DNA, chromosome 2, the genomic segment ATTTTTTTGTCAGTAGGATTGCATTGTGCATCATGAATGATTGGTCCCTGTCGATATTTACGGCCGAAAGGGGAGGCTGATTTGACACTAGACAATGCCTTCTTTGCAGTCGGACTCAGCGCAACATCTTCGGGCAAGCCAATCGTAGTATCTCCTTGGCGAGGTGTTCCATCGATCAGTGGCGTTGACAGAAGATCTGCCATCTGAGGCTTGGACGGAGTCTTCGCATTGTACAGGTGGTTCCTGGCTGCTGTCAGGGATGCAAGGGAATACTCAGTTTGTTCTACGATAGGTGTCATGAAGGGCAAGCGATTCTGGGCAACTATCGCTGGGTCTCGGTATGGGCCGCATGGTGGGTTGTAATCGTCAGGCATTTCTGGGATAAATCTTTGTCGGTTTTGGTTGTCTTCAAAATCATCGCCGTCGATGCTGTCCCTCTCATCTGTGTGGTGTTGCGACACCGACTCGACGCCCAATGAGCGAAGGCCGGCCGTATCGTCGACTGCAGAGAATTGTGTCCATTCACCGTCCACAACACTTTCAGCTCGTGTGTTATCGTCAAATCCATCCCCAACAGTTTCATCAAAGGGCTTGTGAAATGtattctcatcatcaccaaaaTCGCTCGAAGCAGCCGATATGTGTCCAGTTACGGTGCTCTCCCCAGCGCTTGTgtagtcatcatcatcgaagtCGCTACTTTCGGCTGCCTCTGTTTCCGCCTTGAGTGGCTGGTTGAAGATACTATAGATCTCGTCCGTTGCGGCGCGAGTATGAATCGTCATTGTTGGCTCGGCTGTGCTCTTGCGACGAATCTTGCCTCCAGTCGGGGAGTCGAACTTCATTTTGACTGTGCAAACGATTAGTATTACCACGAAATGCAGGAATCGAGTTTATTCAAAGCAGTCTTACCCGTCTGCGTCTCCTGTTTAACTTCACGAAGCTTCAATTTCCGAGCTTTACCAGCTTTTGCTTCATGATGGGCATCTGATTCCGGAGCTTGCTGCTGCGCCGAAATATCTGCGTCCTTCATAGTCAACTTCTCATTAAACTCATCAGGTAGTGCTCTGGCTGGATCAATTGCAGCCGAGTTTTCATTGCCAGATATCTGCCTCAGAGGCTCTTTTTGTGGTCGCCATTTTTTGTCCATCCAACCACGGCGCATGGCTCGCAGCTCCTCAAAGCTGACTTCAACATTGGGGTTTGTATAATCAGGGTATACTGCATCAAGATTGACGAAAACACGCTCTCGTCTTCCCGTACGCGGGTTTACCGCTTCCCTTACGCGATGCTCTGGAACGTGCTTGGATTGCATTGATTCTTTCAAATGTGAATTTTGATTTGACTGCATACACATAATCGTAAACCAAACCGGGTTCATGCCACCAATTAGTCCTGTGATCGTAAATATATGGAAATCAAAGCAAAAGGTAGAAAATCGTTACTCACCTCATCCCTGAAAAtggtcatcttctccttcggaGCAGGCTTCTTTCCTGCCTTAAGAGTCTCTCCCGCCCATGGTTTCGCTTCCaccttgttctccttccgGCGGTCGCTCATTGACCCAATACTATCCCATCCCCTAGTCTGTCCAGAGACAGCAGGCTGGCTTGCCGAGTCAGCGTCAGAGAAAATGGCCATCTTCGGTTTACCGGACTTGGTCTTCGgtgcagcagcagctggGGCTGCTCGTTGTGCCTGTGGATCCGGTGATGGGGCTGCTGCCGAAGCAAAGGGGTCCACCTTGGCAGCCAGTGCCGGTCGGACTGCGGGCAGTGCAGGGGATGACGGTCCATTATCTTGTGTTCGTTGTTCATAGCGTTGTTGGAATTCACGATACTTCCGAACTAGTCGCTCAACAGGCCGGGCCTCGCGGTCGACACCAAGCCTATACACTTCGTCCGCCTGCGTCCATCGTCCCGCGCCTTCGAGCCAGGAAGCGAATTCCTCATAGAATAGCGCGAGTCCTTCTCCGATCTGATGCCGTGCTAGGAATGCAAAAGTTTCTCTTGGTGAGTCGGAGAAAAGTCGGATGTAATGGACCCATAACCGAAGGTAGCGAGGATCGTTCTTATAGTGGGGAGACGTGAGGAAGGACTTCACTGCCCGTTCCAGTAATGGGAGGAGACCCGATTCAGGAGTTGCCTGTGAGGAAGGGTATGCATCCAATGTCCATTTCACATAACGATCGTAGATGTCAAGTGGGTCGTCTGATTCTCCTATTGCCTGCAATTCTGCTTCGTAATCTTGTCTGATGGCATCGTTGACGGTCCTCGTGTCgtttggtgatggtgaataTAGCTTGTCTTCTGTACCTCTTGGTGAAAATATACGGGCTAATTCCCTTGCTGAGCGGCCACCAGGTAAGGACTGgatgttctctttctggttttcgatgatatcgaagtcAAcgacttcttcttgggccGCCATGGCGGCAAGATGTGCTGATTATATAGCGTCCAAACGCGAATTACAGAGTACTTAATCTGGAAATCAATTAATAAAGTCCGAAAATCACTAGGAAAAGGTCGCTGTCGAAGATTTGTCGGAGGGTCGTGGATGGTGATTGTCGTCTGGAATTGGCGGAGGGGATCGAAAAGGAACGGAGATTCTTTTTGTCGAGTTTATCGATAAACAGATTCCTCTGTTGTCCTGGTAACGAGTCACGTGGGAGTTATGCCATATGAGGCAATATTGGCTCTAGGAACCTTCCATAAGACAGTCTCGACCTTGTGGATACTTGGGGCATTCGGTGATATTTAAATAAAAGCTTGATGTTCTAATTCTCATTCGTACGCCGCTTCATCAATTAAACCTGTGTTGTACCTTGATACGTAGCTTGGTAAGCATTGTAACTATCACAAACCACAGGTACCTGACTCCCAATGGCCTTTGTACAatcaagaaaatcaatatCACAATTTAGACACTTTGTACATCTCTGATATCCAAACCAGGATCATGGACACTACTTTAGTGCATTCAACAGGTCCTAGTGTAGCGACCGATTAAGGCCATTACTTATCAGTGCGGCTTGTGGCGGTCTCCCGTCACGCTACGCGCAAACCGCGTCATTGAAACCGGCAGAATAATCTCTCTTCCATTGACACCTCTATCAGGAAGGTCGACATATTCATCAGCTTCTTGACGCCAGGGGAATCAAAGGCTACTTGTATTATAGCACTTGCCCAAACAACGCTGCTATGCCTCCCCGTGGATCCCGTAAAGCGGCGACCAGTGCTGTCTCTCAATCGCCACCGCGCTCGCCTCAAAGCCCTGGAGCTACCAAACGAAAGATTGAGGACAACCACGAGCCGAAATCCCCATTAAGGAGATCGAAACGTGTCAAATCAACAGAAGCTCTAGGAATTACTTCTGCACCGACTAAAGAAAAGGTTGCTCCCAGAGGACGAAAGTCGCAGAGTGGACAGTCTCAGACGGGTGCGCCAGAAAGCAACGAAAACGGTGTAGTTCTCTCCGTGAAAGAAGAGGTCAAGGAGGAAGTAAAGGTCACCGTCAGGACAGAGCTTGACCAAGAAAGTGCGACGAAGCATGAAACTGCAGATGATAAGACGACAGTGACAGGAACAGttttgaagaaaagaaaaacgaagaaggaaaaggaatcaGAAATGGTACCCTTGAGAGCCAGGACACAAGGGCTGCGCATGTGCGTAGGCGCCCATGTCAGTGCAGCAAAAGGCGTCTTCAACGCCATCAACAACAGTATGCACATTGGCGGCAACGCATTTGCCTTGTTCCTGAAGTCGCAAAGGAAATGGGACAACCCACCTCTGCAAG encodes:
- a CDS encoding putative checkpoint protein kinase (SldA) (mitotic checkpoint serine/threonine protein kinase), which gives rise to MAAQEEVVDFDIIENQKENIQSLPGGRSARELARIFSPRGTEDKLYSPSPNDTRTVNDAIRQDYEAELQAIGESDDPLDIYDRYVKWTLDAYPSSQATPESGLLPLLERAVKSFLTSPHYKNDPRYLRLWVHYIRLFSDSPRETFAFLARHQIGEGLALFYEEFASWLEGAGRWTQADEVYRLGVDREARPVERLVRKYREFQQRYEQRTQDNGPSSPALPAVRPALAAKVDPFASAAAPSPDPQAQRAAPAAAAPKTKSGKPKMAIFSDADSASQPAVSGQTRGWDSIGSMSDRRKENKVEAKPWAGETLKAGKKPAPKEKMTIFRDESNQNSHLKESMQSKHVPEHRVREAVNPRTGRRERVFVNLDAVYPDYTNPNVEVSFEELRAMRRGWMDKKWRPQKEPLRQISGNENSAAIDPARALPDEFNEKLTMKDADISAQQQAPESDAHHEAKAGKARKLKLREVKQETQTVKMKFDSPTGGKIRRKSTAEPTMTIHTRAATDEIYSIFNQPLKAETEAAESSDFDDDDYTSAGESTVTGHISAASSDFGDDENTFHKPFDETVGDGFDDNTRAESVVDGEWTQFSAVDDTAGLRSLGVESVSQHHTDERDSIDGDDFEDNQNRQRFIPEMPDDYNPPCGPYRDPAIVAQNRLPFMTPIVEQTEYSLASLTAARNHLYNAKTPSKPQMADLLSTPLIDGTPRQGDTTIGLPEDVALSPTAKKALSSVKSASPFGRKYRQGPIIHDAQCNPTDKKIRNTILSALDPPLATYAGYHGHTETDAHYASDIQKFMKAQPKRSRSGDEASFELPILELPGAERSYIIRRELGAGAFAPVYLAESIDSLPADSDDESEDSNSGGSQLTYSNRSTRRKPRYSFEAIKMEVGPPSPWEFYMIRTAHDRLNQRPGLSRAVDSIIDAHELHVYKRESILVEDYRSQGTLLDLVNLVRNEQVIGGGHGEGGLDEVLAMFFTVELFRTVEALHSCGILHGDIKADNCLVRLEEKAEPPSLIDLGDENAYDPREVHYSPRGSYGWRNKGLSLIDFGRGIDMHAFQPSVQFVADWEAKKHECNEIQEMRPWTHQIDLYGLAGTVHVMLFGKYIESSPVRQSEGAPPNGPRTYRIRESLKRYWEREIWNDVFDLLLNPSSERWVQMELEGNNNPAAMLFDENTPTSPILPVVNSMRYVREKMEAWLLANAEKKGLGLQLRKLEAIFNERKKKLERS